GCAGCCGGCCTCGCTCACCTGGCCGACGAAGTCGCGCACGAATTCGTAGCTCTCGATCTTGTCGATGCCGATGCGGTGCTTGACCGTGACGGGCACGCCCACCACATCGACCATCGCCTTCACGCAGTCGGCCACCAGCTGTGGCTCGTTCATCAGGCAGGCGCCGAACGCGCCGCGCTGCACGCGCTCGCTCGGGCAACCGCAGTTGAGGTTGATCTCGTCGTAGCCCCACTCTTCGCCGAGCTTCGCGCAATGCGCAAGGTCGGCCGGCTCGCTGCCGCCGAGTTGCAGCGCCACCGGATGTTCTTCAGCGTTGAAGCGAAGGTGACGGGGCACGTCGCCATGCACCAGCGCGCCGGTCGTCACCATCTCGGTGTAGAGCAGCGCGTGGCGCGACAGCAGGCGATGGAAGTACCGGCAATGGCGGTCCGTCCAATCCATCATCGGGGCGACCGAGATAGTTTTCTCTTTTAAATTCAATGGTTTAGCGTTGTCACTCATACACTTGGAACCCCGCCAACCGTTCGAAGACCAAGGATCCGACCTCGCTCGCCGGTCCTGTCAGCATCTGCACGGGCATCGGCTACATCAAGCCGGTAGTTTCTCATGCGGCAAGGATTCAGGGGATTCGCGCGCAATGTCTCCGACGCGCAAGCTCCGGTCGTGCCTGGCCACTACCGGCCGGTGGACCGGCCGCTGACAAACATCGAGCAGCTGGCCGAGCACCATGGTGTCGCGCACCTCGTGCTGCTGCAACCCAGCGTCTACGACTACGACAACACGGTGATGCTCGAAGCCCTGCGTCAGGGCAACGGCCGGCATCGGGGCGTGGCAGTGCTGGAGTCCGGCACGACCGACGCGCAATGGCATCGATGCATTCCCGCGGCGTGCGAGGCGTGCGATTCAACCTTGTATCGCCGGTTGGCAATGACCGGGACATCGACGCGCACTTTCATGCACTCGCCCCCGCGCATCCAGCCGGTGGGATGGCATGTGCAGTGGTACGCGCGGCCGGAGCATTGGTCCCGGATCGCAGACCTGGGGCTTCGACTGGCCGCACACGAGCTTCGCGCCTGACGCCTTGCCGGTCTATTCGAGCGTCTGGGAGCCGGTCACTCGCGTCATCGACGCCGCGCAGCAGGTGCAGATCATGCGTAGTTCTCCCGAGGCGCTGTACCGCTGAAGACGGCCCAGGGCATCCGTCGCAGTGCGTCGTCCAGGCAAATACTGCCCTCCCCGACCGACAGCGACTCTCCAGTCAGCAGGTTCTCGAGCACCGCTGAGCGGACGCCTTCGGGAAGGCGCACCGTCGTGCCCTTCCATCTCGTCGCCTCAGGAAGCGCCGGAATCGCACCGTCATCCGCGCCGCGGCGCGAGAGATCGACGAACAACCGCCCCGCCACAACCACGAGCACCTGGCCCTCATGCCTGCGCGCAAAGGCCACGACATGCTTCGACAGCGGCCCTTCGACCGCCAGCGGCTCGTAGCTTCCTTCGCTGAACAGC
This is a stretch of genomic DNA from Variovorax paradoxus. It encodes these proteins:
- the dusA gene encoding tRNA dihydrouridine(20/20a) synthase DusA; this encodes MSDNAKPLNLKEKTISVAPMMDWTDRHCRYFHRLLSRHALLYTEMVTTGALVHGDVPRHLRFNAEEHPVALQLGGSEPADLAHCAKLGEEWGYDEINLNCGCPSERVQRGAFGACLMNEPQLVADCVKAMVDVVGVPVTVKHRIGIDKIESYEFVRDFVGQVSEAGCQTFIVHARNAWLQGLSPKQNREIPPLRYELVHRLKHEFPALCFAINGGISVNAQVHEHLRLLDGVMVGREAYHNPWWLAEWDAEFFGAEAQPLTREEVESLMCDYMAREAAEHGTQWWSIARHMLGLRNGLPGARRWRQVWSDHRLKTLPAHEVMAMAREPVAQAA